A single Campylobacter hyointestinalis subsp. hyointestinalis DNA region contains:
- the rpiB gene encoding ribose 5-phosphate isomerase B → MEVGKVFIASDHAGFEAKEFSKECLKKLGFEVVDLGTNSKDMSVDYPDFANIMAESLNTKEPDFGILVCGTGLGISMAANRHKNIRCALCHDVSTARLSREHNDANVLCFGARVVGAAVIEDMINTFFSTEFAGGRHQKRVDKLGFCSC, encoded by the coding sequence ATGGAAGTAGGGAAAGTTTTTATAGCAAGTGATCACGCAGGATTCGAAGCTAAGGAATTTAGCAAAGAGTGTCTAAAAAAACTAGGTTTTGAAGTAGTGGATCTAGGCACGAACTCAAAAGATATGAGCGTTGATTATCCTGATTTTGCAAATATAATGGCTGAGAGTTTGAACACTAAAGAGCCTGATTTTGGTATCTTGGTTTGTGGAACAGGACTTGGTATATCTATGGCGGCAAATCGTCATAAAAATATCAGATGTGCGCTTTGTCACGACGTAAGCACTGCAAGACTTTCACGTGAGCATAATGATGCAAACGTACTTTGTTTTGGCGCTAGAGTTGTTGGAGCTGCTGTTATCGAAGATATGATAAATACGTTTTTTTCCACCGAGTTTGCCGGCGGCAGACATCAAAAAAGGGTGGATAAGTTAGGATTTTGTTCATGTTAG
- a CDS encoding leucyl aminopeptidase has product MKFQIIEKSFDDIKADYELIFIVGNNLEHKFIKDLECFELYNFKGDSVLNLPNLRRIYVGIKNLEPESLRQGVAKAYNAIKELNISNLKMHSYVGGCFKMSFAAIVEGFLLVSYKFDKYKSEKKDTKLKEIFICNEEYGDKTVPLEQANLGLIHAKAVCEATNFAKDIVNEIPEIYTPDKMAEDAKKLSLEYANIECKIHDENYLKSENMNAFLAVNRASINPPRLIHLKYTPKKSIKKVVFVGKGLTYDSGGLSLKPSDYMLTMKSDKSGAAAAMAIIKAASVLELPFEIHAVLGAAENMIGGNAYKPDDVLITRSGVSVEVRNTDAEGRLVLADCLDWAQSELDPDLLIDMATLTGACVVGLGEYTTGIMGNNYELQSEFKNYAGKSGENLTILEFNDHLRELIKSDIADISNTSSSRYGGAITAGLFLDKFIKEDFKDKWLHLDIAGPAYVAKAWGYNGAGASGAGVRASLYYLLKLARNHEKESK; this is encoded by the coding sequence ATGAAATTTCAAATAATTGAAAAATCATTTGACGATATAAAAGCTGATTATGAGCTTATATTTATAGTTGGTAATAATTTAGAACATAAATTTATAAAAGATCTAGAGTGTTTTGAATTGTACAATTTCAAAGGCGATAGTGTATTAAATTTACCAAATTTAAGACGAATTTATGTGGGTATAAAAAATCTCGAGCCAGAGAGTTTGAGACAAGGTGTAGCAAAAGCATATAATGCTATAAAAGAGCTAAACATATCGAATTTAAAAATGCATAGTTATGTCGGTGGTTGCTTTAAGATGAGTTTTGCAGCGATCGTTGAGGGCTTTTTGCTTGTTAGCTATAAATTTGATAAGTATAAGAGTGAGAAAAAAGATACTAAACTAAAAGAGATATTTATCTGCAACGAAGAGTACGGCGATAAAACAGTACCTTTAGAGCAAGCAAATTTAGGTCTAATCCACGCAAAAGCCGTATGCGAAGCTACAAATTTTGCAAAAGATATAGTCAATGAAATACCAGAAATCTACACTCCTGATAAGATGGCCGAAGATGCTAAAAAACTATCTTTAGAATACGCAAATATCGAGTGTAAAATCCACGATGAAAACTATCTAAAATCCGAAAATATGAACGCTTTTTTAGCTGTAAATAGAGCTAGTATCAATCCTCCTCGCCTTATACATTTAAAATATACTCCTAAAAAGAGCATAAAAAAAGTTGTATTTGTAGGAAAGGGACTTACTTATGATAGCGGTGGTTTGAGCTTAAAACCAAGCGATTATATGCTAACTATGAAAAGCGATAAGAGCGGAGCGGCCGCTGCTATGGCTATCATAAAAGCGGCTAGCGTTTTAGAGTTACCATTTGAGATTCACGCTGTTTTAGGCGCTGCTGAAAATATGATAGGCGGTAATGCTTACAAACCTGATGATGTACTGATAACTAGAAGTGGAGTAAGTGTAGAAGTAAGAAATACTGACGCTGAAGGAAGGCTTGTTTTGGCAGATTGCTTAGACTGGGCACAAAGCGAGCTTGATCCTGATCTTCTTATAGATATGGCTACTCTCACAGGAGCTTGCGTAGTAGGTCTTGGCGAATACACGACAGGGATTATGGGAAACAACTATGAGCTTCAAAGCGAATTTAAGAATTACGCAGGTAAAAGCGGTGAGAATTTAACTATTTTGGAATTTAATGATCATTTAAGAGAGCTTATAAAATCAGATATCGCTGATATCAGCAACACTTCTTCAAGTCGTTATGGCGGCGCTATCACTGCTGGATTATTTTTAGATAAATTTATAAAAGAAGATTTTAAAGATAAATGGCTACATCTTGATATTGCAGGTCCTGCTTACGTAGCAAAGGCGTGGGGATATAATGGCGCAGGAGCTTCTGGAGCTGGAGTAAGAGCTAGTTTATACTACTTGCTTAAGCTTGCAAGAAATCATGAAAAGGAAAGTAAATAA
- a CDS encoding site-2 protease family protein yields MSNLDISSLITLVLVLIVSVVGHEIAHGFVAFKFGDDTAKSQNRLSLNPLRHIDLLGTIIVPSLMFYAGGILFGWAKPVPINPYLITKNGGYFGMICVSLAGIVFNALLCILSFISLYANLVPNELVRAIYMLFSINLILAIFNLYPVPPLDGSKALAYILRIFKFDNIANLYQKLNRYGFIILILIIITPASKVIFMPIFSLLELANEILSSR; encoded by the coding sequence ATGAGCAACCTTGATATAAGTTCGCTCATTACTCTTGTTTTGGTACTCATCGTCTCTGTCGTCGGCCATGAGATAGCTCACGGTTTTGTAGCTTTTAAATTTGGAGACGATACTGCAAAGAGCCAAAATAGACTAAGCCTAAATCCGCTTAGGCATATAGATTTGCTAGGAACTATCATAGTTCCTTCTCTTATGTTTTATGCTGGCGGGATACTTTTTGGTTGGGCTAAACCAGTTCCGATAAATCCATATCTTATCACAAAAAATGGTGGATATTTCGGAATGATTTGCGTGAGTTTAGCCGGCATTGTTTTTAATGCTCTGCTTTGCATATTATCATTTATATCGTTATATGCAAATTTAGTTCCAAATGAGCTTGTACGTGCTATTTATATGCTTTTTAGTATAAATTTGATCTTAGCGATCTTTAATTTATATCCAGTCCCACCACTTGATGGCTCAAAGGCTTTAGCTTATATTTTGCGTATTTTTAAATTTGATAATATCGCAAATTTATACCAAAAGCTAAACAGATATGGTTTTATCATTTTGATCTTGATCATTATCACTCCTGCTAGTAAGGTGATATTTATGCCTATTTTTTCATTATTGGAGTTGGCAAATGAGATACTTAGCTCACGCTAA
- the folD gene encoding bifunctional methylenetetrahydrofolate dehydrogenase/methenyltetrahydrofolate cyclohydrolase FolD: protein MQIIDGKSVSAKVKENIKNEVLNLKRSGITPTLAVILVGEDKASQTYVASKEKACQACEIGSVMHRLSKETTQSELLALIEVLNLDDSIDGILVQLPLPSHIDTNKVLEAIDPAKDVDGFHAVNVGKLSSGLDGFVPCTPLGIMELLKEYNVNLQGISAVVIGRSNIVGKPMANLLLNAGATITVAHSKTQNLAEVVKRAKLIVVAVGRPNFLKENMVSDGAIVIDVGINRLDSGKLVGDVDFDGVAPKCSLITPVPGGVGPMTIAMLLSNTLKSAKQRKLSK, encoded by the coding sequence TTGCAGATAATAGACGGCAAAAGCGTAAGTGCAAAAGTAAAAGAAAATATCAAAAATGAGGTTTTAAATTTAAAAAGATCAGGCATAACTCCGACGTTAGCCGTTATCTTAGTCGGCGAAGATAAAGCTAGTCAGACATACGTTGCTAGCAAAGAAAAAGCTTGCCAAGCTTGTGAGATAGGCTCGGTGATGCATAGACTAAGCAAAGAAACTACGCAAAGTGAGCTTTTAGCTCTCATTGAGGTTTTAAATTTAGATGATAGTATAGATGGCATTTTAGTCCAGCTTCCACTCCCAAGCCATATAGATACAAACAAAGTCTTAGAGGCTATCGATCCTGCTAAAGACGTTGATGGATTTCACGCCGTAAACGTCGGAAAGCTCTCAAGCGGACTTGATGGATTCGTGCCTTGCACTCCGCTTGGTATTATGGAGCTCTTAAAAGAATATAACGTAAATTTACAAGGTATCTCAGCAGTCGTTATCGGCAGAAGTAATATAGTCGGAAAACCTATGGCAAATTTACTTTTAAATGCTGGAGCTACGATAACCGTGGCTCACTCTAAGACGCAGAATTTAGCTGAAGTGGTAAAACGTGCTAAACTCATAGTAGTCGCAGTAGGAAGACCGAATTTCTTAAAAGAAAATATGGTAAGTGATGGCGCTATAGTTATCGATGTAGGCATAAATCGCTTAGACAGTGGAAAGCTAGTAGGTGACGTGGATTTTGATGGTGTTGCTCCAAAATGTTCTCTCATCACTCCAGTTCCTGGTGGCGTGGGACCTATGACTATCGCTATGCTTTTAAGCAATACCTTAAAATCAGCCAAACAAAGAAAGCTTAGTAAATGA
- a CDS encoding DedA family protein: MEETLKNIIFDYKEWSYVVIFLWCIAEGEIALILAGILAHEGHVNLAMIIFVAGIGGFVGDQIYFYIGRYNKKYIQKKLVTQRRKFAVAHLLLKKYGWPIIFIQRYMYGFRTIIPMSIGITRYSAKKFAFINLISAWMWAGITIILAWYFGQTIWNALHWAEKHWYLAVPIVALFLISLLYGFKRLEIHILNERKKRHHEISNN, from the coding sequence ATGGAAGAAACCTTAAAAAATATTATATTTGATTACAAAGAGTGGTCATATGTCGTCATTTTTCTTTGGTGTATCGCTGAGGGCGAGATCGCTCTTATACTTGCTGGTATATTAGCTCACGAAGGTCACGTAAATTTAGCTATGATAATTTTTGTAGCTGGAATAGGCGGATTTGTCGGAGATCAAATTTACTTTTATATAGGCAGGTATAACAAAAAATATATACAAAAAAAGCTCGTCACCCAAAGACGGAAATTCGCAGTTGCTCATCTATTGCTCAAAAAATACGGTTGGCCTATCATCTTTATACAACGTTATATGTATGGATTTCGTACGATCATACCTATGAGTATAGGCATAACAAGATATAGCGCAAAGAAATTTGCATTTATAAATTTGATCAGTGCATGGATGTGGGCAGGGATCACCATTATACTTGCTTGGTATTTTGGACAAACTATCTGGAATGCGTTGCACTGGGCTGAAAAACACTGGTACCTTGCCGTGCCTATAGTGGCTTTGTTCTTGATAAGCTTGCTATATGGCTTTAAAAGATTAGAAATTCATATATTAAATGAAAGGAAAAAAAGACATCATGAAATTTCAAATAATTGA
- the hemL gene encoding glutamate-1-semialdehyde 2,1-aminomutase, giving the protein MTNKQAFLEAKKYIPGGVDSPVRAFGSVGEDPLIIDHGKDEFLYDIEGKQYVDYVLSWGPLIFGHCEKDIENAVINTAKKGLSFGAPCLLETELAKLVLSKFEWLDKIRFVSSGTEATMSAIRLGRGFSGKDGIVKFEGCYHGHSDSLLVKAGSGATTFGYSSSLGVPEDIVKNTHLATYNDLESVEKCFKNADIGVIIVEPIAGNMGLVPGNLKFLEGLRKICDKFGAVLIFDEVMSGFRASETGSYEFNKIKADIITFGKVIGGGMPCAAYAGKKEIMDLISPLGGVYQAGTLSGNPVAMAAGLASLNKIYATPNLYDELGKKSKFIIDTLQSSANEAGIPLQTDMRGSMWGYFFNENPVKNYADALKSDTKMFAKFHAQMLKRGIYLAPSQFETSFVCTKLSKDSLDKTASAVKESFKAL; this is encoded by the coding sequence ATGACAAACAAACAAGCTTTTTTAGAAGCCAAAAAATACATACCAGGAGGTGTTGATTCTCCTGTGCGCGCATTTGGTAGCGTTGGAGAAGATCCACTTATCATAGATCACGGTAAAGATGAGTTTTTGTATGATATAGAAGGAAAGCAATACGTGGATTACGTGCTTAGCTGGGGGCCGCTCATATTTGGACATTGTGAGAAAGATATAGAGAACGCGGTTATAAATACGGCAAAAAAAGGCTTAAGTTTTGGCGCACCTTGCCTTCTTGAAACTGAGCTTGCAAAGCTAGTTTTAAGTAAATTTGAGTGGCTAGATAAAATTCGTTTCGTAAGTAGCGGAACTGAAGCTACTATGAGTGCTATTCGTTTAGGACGCGGATTTAGCGGTAAAGACGGGATAGTTAAATTTGAGGGCTGCTACCACGGACACAGCGATAGCTTGCTTGTAAAAGCAGGAAGCGGAGCTACTACTTTTGGATACTCTTCAAGCCTTGGAGTGCCAGAAGATATAGTCAAAAACACCCACCTTGCTACCTACAACGATCTTGAAAGTGTAGAAAAATGCTTTAAAAATGCAGATATCGGCGTGATCATCGTCGAGCCTATCGCCGGAAATATGGGACTTGTGCCAGGAAATTTAAAGTTTTTAGAAGGTCTTAGAAAAATTTGTGATAAATTCGGCGCCGTACTTATCTTTGACGAAGTTATGAGCGGATTTAGAGCAAGTGAAACTGGAAGCTATGAATTTAATAAAATAAAAGCCGATATAATAACTTTTGGTAAGGTTATAGGTGGCGGAATGCCTTGTGCTGCTTATGCAGGAAAAAAAGAGATAATGGATCTCATTAGTCCTCTTGGTGGAGTTTATCAAGCAGGAACTCTTAGCGGAAATCCAGTTGCAATGGCAGCAGGTCTTGCTTCTCTAAATAAAATTTATGCTACACCAAATTTATACGATGAGCTTGGTAAAAAAAGTAAATTTATAATAGATACGTTACAAAGCAGTGCAAATGAAGCAGGAATTCCTCTTCAAACAGATATGAGGGGCTCTATGTGGGGGTATTTTTTTAACGAAAATCCGGTAAAAAACTACGCTGACGCATTAAAATCAGACACGAAAATGTTCGCTAAATTTCACGCCCAAATGCTTAAACGCGGTATCTATTTAGCCCCTAGTCAGTTTGAAACCAGTTTTGTCTGCACAAAGCTATCTAAGGACAGCCTGGATAAAACAGCCTCAGCCGTGAAAGAAAGTTTTAAAGCACTATGA
- the lepB gene encoding signal peptidase I has protein sequence MKKVFSRLYDFSSSWTGTIVIVLLFIFFVAQAFVIPSGSMKNTLLIGDHLFVKKFAYGIPTPHIPWLEIPVWFDSDGDGHLINGDKPKRGDIVVFRYPSDPKIYYVKRNFALSGDEVVFAPKTMYLRPYEGDDFIDKNYPKEDIVSFGGKKFVKEPYKFKGIHYEDKGEKDNFVGQSADTFTIALYYLNQNKFAMQPAQVEELPSINGLPFNAFYFKVPQNEYFMVGDNRENSNDSRFWGSVPYKYIVGTPWFVYFSWDKDYKVRWERIGRLANTIENDETLIYEQP, from the coding sequence ATGAAAAAAGTTTTTTCTAGGCTTTATGACTTTTCAAGTAGCTGGACTGGAACTATCGTTATAGTACTTCTATTTATATTTTTTGTAGCTCAAGCCTTTGTGATCCCAAGTGGATCTATGAAAAATACACTTCTCATCGGAGATCATCTTTTTGTCAAAAAATTTGCTTATGGAATTCCTACGCCTCATATCCCATGGCTTGAGATCCCAGTATGGTTTGATAGCGACGGCGATGGACATCTCATAAACGGTGATAAACCAAAACGCGGTGATATCGTCGTATTTAGATATCCATCAGATCCGAAAATTTACTACGTAAAAAGAAATTTTGCTCTTAGTGGAGATGAAGTCGTATTTGCTCCAAAAACTATGTATTTAAGACCGTACGAAGGTGATGATTTTATAGATAAAAATTATCCAAAAGAAGATATAGTAAGTTTCGGCGGTAAAAAATTTGTCAAAGAGCCATATAAATTTAAAGGTATTCATTATGAAGATAAAGGCGAAAAAGACAACTTTGTAGGGCAAAGCGCAGATACATTTACTATAGCTCTTTACTATCTAAATCAAAATAAATTCGCTATGCAACCAGCTCAAGTAGAAGAGTTGCCATCTATAAACGGTTTGCCGTTTAACGCATTTTATTTTAAAGTGCCACAAAATGAGTATTTTATGGTTGGAGATAATAGAGAAAACAGCAACGATAGTAGATTTTGGGGAAGCGTACCTTATAAATACATAGTAGGAACGCCTTGGTTTGTATATTTTAGCTGGGATAAAGACTATAAGGTGCGTTGGGAGCGTATAGGAAGACTTGCAAATACTATAGAAAACGATGAGACTTTGATATATGAGCAACCTTGA
- a CDS encoding AtpZ/AtpI family protein: protein MNEQKNERSKKINSTIKAADNLSLGISIVVAVLMGFGIGYLLKSWTGSNALLGVGIFIGVAAAINNVYKAYKSQVKSYDEFKKDSSNSQSNLKAGDDEI from the coding sequence ATGAACGAACAAAAAAACGAAAGAAGCAAGAAGATAAACTCAACCATAAAAGCAGCCGACAACCTAAGCCTTGGCATTTCTATAGTTGTAGCTGTGCTTATGGGTTTTGGTATCGGATATCTGCTTAAAAGCTGGACTGGAAGCAATGCTCTTCTTGGGGTAGGTATTTTCATAGGCGTAGCAGCAGCTATAAATAACGTCTATAAAGCCTATAAATCTCAGGTAAAAAGCTATGACGAGTTCAAAAAAGACTCTTCAAATTCTCAATCAAATTTAAAAGCGGGCGATGATGAAATTTAA
- a CDS encoding c-type cytochrome: MKFLYIFLITSTFLLAEDFITKLEYAKMLYQNPRGIGCNKCHGDKAEGGLISKYKSYDKKNKKYIENELRAPRINNLEFGKFRSALKESRGIMPSYFLTDLEIQNLYEYVKTFNKDK, from the coding sequence ATGAAATTTCTATATATTTTTTTAATAACTTCTACTTTTTTGTTAGCAGAAGATTTTATCACAAAGCTCGAATATGCCAAGATGTTATACCAAAATCCACGCGGTATTGGTTGCAATAAATGTCACGGTGACAAGGCTGAGGGTGGACTAATATCAAAATACAAAAGCTATGATAAAAAAAATAAAAAATATATAGAAAATGAGTTAAGAGCGCCACGCATAAACAATCTTGAATTTGGTAAATTCAGATCAGCACTAAAAGAATCACGCGGTATTATGCCGAGCTATTTTTTAACAGACTTAGAAATTCAAAATCTGTATGAATACGTAAAAACATTTAACAAGGATAAATAA
- the ychF gene encoding redox-regulated ATPase YchF, whose protein sequence is MGLAVGIVGLPNVGKSTTFNALTKASNAEAANYPFCTIEPNKAIVPVPDARLNELAKIVNPNKIQHSTIEFVDIAGLVKGASKGEGLGNKFLSNIRETEVILHIVRCFDDSNVTHVENSVDPIRDIGIIETELILADIEQLGKKIDKLTKEVRANTKGAKESLECATSLLEHLNDGNSASSFSEFNSEVFQNLNKELRLLSAKEVIYGANVSEDFIAEDNEYVKQVRDYATRSNHEVIKLCAKIEEELVGLDDNEAAEMLESLGAKQSGLESIIKTAFAKLNLISYFTAGVVEVRAWTIHKGWKAPKAASVIHNDFERGFIRAEVISYEDFVASGGEAKAKEAGKMRLEGKDYVVNDGDVMHFRFNV, encoded by the coding sequence ATGGGTTTAGCAGTAGGCATAGTAGGACTTCCAAACGTTGGAAAATCAACGACTTTTAATGCTCTAACAAAAGCTAGTAACGCAGAGGCCGCAAACTATCCGTTTTGTACTATAGAGCCAAATAAAGCTATAGTTCCTGTTCCTGATGCGCGTTTGAATGAGCTTGCAAAAATAGTAAATCCAAATAAAATTCAACATTCAACTATCGAATTTGTAGATATCGCAGGACTTGTAAAAGGCGCTAGTAAAGGTGAAGGACTTGGCAATAAGTTTCTCTCAAACATCAGGGAAACAGAAGTCATTTTGCATATAGTAAGATGCTTTGATGACTCAAACGTTACTCACGTTGAAAATAGTGTAGATCCGATCAGGGATATCGGTATAATCGAAACTGAGCTCATCTTAGCAGATATAGAGCAGCTTGGCAAAAAGATAGATAAACTCACAAAAGAAGTAAGAGCAAATACAAAAGGTGCAAAAGAGAGTTTGGAGTGTGCTACTTCACTTTTAGAGCACCTAAATGACGGAAATAGCGCTAGTAGTTTTAGCGAATTTAATAGCGAAGTTTTTCAAAATTTAAATAAAGAATTGCGTTTGCTTTCTGCTAAAGAAGTAATTTACGGAGCAAATGTTAGCGAAGATTTTATTGCAGAAGATAATGAGTATGTAAAGCAAGTAAGAGACTACGCAACACGTTCAAACCACGAAGTTATAAAACTTTGTGCAAAGATAGAAGAAGAACTTGTAGGATTAGACGATAATGAAGCAGCTGAAATGTTAGAGAGTCTAGGAGCTAAGCAAAGTGGGCTTGAGAGTATCATTAAAACAGCTTTTGCTAAGCTAAATTTAATCAGCTATTTTACCGCCGGAGTTGTCGAAGTTCGTGCTTGGACTATACATAAAGGCTGGAAGGCGCCAAAGGCCGCAAGCGTTATACATAATGATTTTGAGCGTGGATTTATCAGAGCCGAAGTGATAAGCTATGAAGATTTTGTAGCAAGTGGAGGCGAAGCTAAAGCAAAAGAAGCCGGAAAAATGAGGCTAGAGGGTAAAGATTATGTCGTGAATGATGGTGACGTGATGCATTTTAGATTTAATGTGTGA
- a CDS encoding membrane protein: MLADWIFYTILICLCLYLTVMVFYYKTLLKKELSMRDFMKNNLDDTEVVIRKLQVQLQRSLGNIDILTDELNKIKADVTSLRTRNSQYRIENDKLRQRIKELEGKIEALL, translated from the coding sequence ATGTTAGCCGATTGGATTTTTTATACTATTTTGATATGTCTTTGTTTGTATCTCACAGTTATGGTTTTTTACTATAAAACACTTCTTAAAAAAGAGCTTTCTATGAGAGATTTTATGAAAAATAATCTCGATGATACAGAAGTCGTTATCAGAAAGCTTCAAGTGCAGTTGCAGCGAAGTCTTGGCAATATAGATATCTTAACAGATGAATTAAACAAGATCAAAGCAGACGTGACGAGCCTAAGAACTAGAAACTCACAATACCGCATAGAAAACGACAAACTTCGTCAAAGAATCAAGGAATTAGAAGGCAAGATAGAAGCCTTATTATAA
- the apt gene encoding adenine phosphoribosyltransferase, translating to MKKLSVADKDYLLSTIRDVKDFPKPGILFKDITTLLNDKKAFKFLMDHLEDRYKDENLDFIVGIESRGFILGAALASKLDLPFVPVRKPHKLPYITISQKYSLEYGVDEIEMHVDAFRDLKDPRVLLVDDLIATGGTAIAACDLIANVGANLVEACFLIDLLELGGSKNLKTRYPIYSILEV from the coding sequence ATGAAAAAACTATCAGTTGCGGATAAAGACTATCTTTTAAGTACGATAAGGGACGTGAAAGATTTTCCAAAGCCGGGAATTTTATTTAAAGATATCACTACGCTTTTGAATGATAAAAAGGCTTTTAAATTTTTAATGGATCACTTAGAAGATAGATATAAAGATGAAAATTTAGATTTTATAGTAGGCATAGAAAGTAGAGGATTTATACTTGGGGCGGCACTTGCATCTAAGCTTGATCTTCCTTTTGTTCCTGTTAGAAAACCACATAAGCTTCCATATATAACAATATCTCAAAAATACTCTTTAGAATACGGAGTAGATGAGATAGAGATGCATGTAGATGCATTTAGAGATCTGAAAGATCCTAGGGTTTTGTTAGTAGATGATCTTATAGCTACAGGCGGAACTGCTATAGCGGCTTGTGATCTTATAGCAAATGTCGGTGCCAATCTTGTAGAGGCGTGTTTTTTGATAGATCTTTTGGAACTTGGCGGAAGTAAAAATTTAAAAACCAGATATCCGATATATAGTATTTTAGAGGTTTGA